From a single Solanum dulcamara chromosome 4, daSolDulc1.2, whole genome shotgun sequence genomic region:
- the LOC129885784 gene encoding protein LNK1-like isoform X2, protein MSDLQLYELDDISWDEFCHNDDHIVPHPSSGRTNEPLSQNDSRKKPRHEVIGLTSNAGDQSTGKHANQQKDQVLSNRSPKMLEKDSWDNAPDVAFSSQREKAVVGEVSSLPSENTRTSNRCIKSNNIDSIESESCPNGRTLDDKNTAVGENSYSYPLGPISQADDDLSFLDNSCEDKDSNDLLYYSWPEIENFEDVDRMFRSCDSTFGFGPGSEDDLGWLSSSDVIEGSGDGLTSGFKFPCSASSALGSTSASHETSKPKETNISTSNSGIENQLLGYNSSSWSSKKNESVNLSHLSFLNGSSNLECKLVPDKKAEVLGGGVQVEIASNNQPRINNNVVDSMQKKHSKHQNCSEGKRKCGYLENEDTINYTDSHPEEQNLSSGTASTQVNFASAGVLQQKQAQDPDFGYLGGSFSYMHSDYGHSDGSAVHPTLPILKYESNGVVSLSPKDSYASNQVQSMEGSPEPSFQVAAITRNEKVEKLFHQSGVKVENNRDFEGVGIRIPTELGSSGLQECSSINSGLDEISEEAASFHQLQRVMEQLDVRTKLCIRDSLYRLARSAEQRHRHANLNIVSGDDGGTSGPLISKGTNKCTGYVDIETDTNPIDRSIAHLLFHRPSDSAVTPARDSSTLKLPSMIHGSLSSTPVMSDNLISHGEIAPQTDGEVADR, encoded by the exons ATGTCAGATTTGCAGTTATATGAG CTTGATGATATATCTTGGGATGAGTTCTGCCACAATGATGATCATATAGTGCCACATCCAAGTAGTGGACGCACCAATGAACCACTCTCCCAGAATGATAGCCGTAAGAAGCCTCGCCATGAAGTAATTGGTTTAACAAGTAATGCAGGTGATCAGTCTACTGGTAAACATGCTAATCAACAAAAGGATCAAGTATTGAGTAATAGAAGCCCCAAAATGCTGGAAAAGGATTCGTGGGACAATGCACCTGATGTTGCATTTTCTTCTCAACGTGAAAAAGCCGTAGTCGGAGAAGTTTCAAGTTTACCATCTGAAAATACCAGAACATCCAATCGTTGCATCAAAAGTAATAATATAGACTCCATTGAGAGCGAGTCCTGTCCTAATGGTCGCACTCTGGATGACAAGAATACTGCTGTGGGGGAAAACTCTTACAGCTATCCACTTGGTCCCATTTCTCAGGCTGATGATGATCTCAGTTTTCTTGACAATAGTTGTGAGGATAAAGACTCTAATGATCTCTTATATTATAGCTGGCCTGAGATAGAGAACTTTGAGGATGTTGACAGGATGTTCAG GAGTTGTGATTCGACATTTGGATTTGGACCTGGTAGTGAAGATGACCTAGGTTGGCTTTCATCATCAGATGTTATTGAAGGATCTGGAGATGGATTGACTTCTGGTTTTAAGTTTCCATGTTCAGCATCCAGTGCGCTTGGAAGTACATCTGCCAGTCATGAAACTTCAAAGCCAAAGGAAACAAACATTTCAACTAGTAATTCTGGCATTGAAAATCAATTACTTGGCTATAATAGCAGTTCGTGGTCCTCCAAGAAAAATGAATCTGTAAATCTGAGTCATTTGTCTTTTTTAAATGGATCAAGtaacttagagtgcaagttagTACCTGATAAGAAG GCTGAGGTACTTGGTGGTGGAGTCCAGGTCGAGATTGCATCTAACAACCAACCAAGAATCAACAATAATGTAGTG GATAGCATGCAAAAGAAACACTCCAAGCACCAGAATTGCTCTGAGGGTAAAAGAAAATGCGGTTATCTAGAAAATGAAGACACAATCAATTACACTGATAGCCATCCAGAAGAGCAAAACCTGTCTTCTGGGACCGCAAGCACTCAAGTGAATTTCGCATCTGCAGGTGTCCTGCAGCAAAAGCAAGCTCAAGATCCTGATTTTGGCTATTTGGGTGGTAGCTTCTCTTACATGCATTCAGATTACGGTCATTCAGATGGGAGTGCTGTCCATCCAACGCTAccaattttaaaatatgaaagtaACGGTGTCGTGTCTCTTTCGCCCAAGGACTCTTATGCATCAAATCAGGTACAGTCCATGGAGGGTTCTCCTGAACCTTCTTTTCAGGTGGCTGCTATCACAAGAAATGAGAAGGTGGAGAAGTTATTCCATCAGTCTGGAGTTAAGGTTGAAAATAACCGTGATTTTGAAGGGGTTGGCATAAGAATTCCCACAGAATTAGGATCCTCAGGTTTACAGGAGTGTTCTTCTATAAATTCTGGGTTGGATGAAATTTCAGAAGAAGCAGCTAGTTTTCATCAGCTTCAACGTGTCATGGAACAG TTGGATGTAAGGACAAAGCTATGTATAAGGGATAGCTTGTACCGGTTGGCTCGGAGTGCTGAACAAAGGCATAGACATGCTAATCTAAATATTGTCTCTGGTGATGATGGAGGTACCAGCGGACCACTGATTAGCAAAGGAACAAACAA GTGCACAGGATATGTAGACATCGAAACAGACACAAATCCTATAGATAGATCTATTGCACATTTGCTATTCCACAGGCCTTCAGATTCAGCTGTTACCCCTGCCCGTGATTCCTCGACTTTGAAGTTGCCTTCCATG ATTCATGGGTCGTTGTCTAGCACACCAGTGATGAGTGACAACTTGATCTCTCATGGAGAAATTGCACCTCAAACAGATGGAGAAGTTGCTGATCGTTGA
- the LOC129885784 gene encoding protein LNK1-like isoform X1 encodes MSDLQLYEQEGTLSLNLIWCATELDDISWDEFCHNDDHIVPHPSSGRTNEPLSQNDSRKKPRHEVIGLTSNAGDQSTGKHANQQKDQVLSNRSPKMLEKDSWDNAPDVAFSSQREKAVVGEVSSLPSENTRTSNRCIKSNNIDSIESESCPNGRTLDDKNTAVGENSYSYPLGPISQADDDLSFLDNSCEDKDSNDLLYYSWPEIENFEDVDRMFRSCDSTFGFGPGSEDDLGWLSSSDVIEGSGDGLTSGFKFPCSASSALGSTSASHETSKPKETNISTSNSGIENQLLGYNSSSWSSKKNESVNLSHLSFLNGSSNLECKLVPDKKAEVLGGGVQVEIASNNQPRINNNVVDSMQKKHSKHQNCSEGKRKCGYLENEDTINYTDSHPEEQNLSSGTASTQVNFASAGVLQQKQAQDPDFGYLGGSFSYMHSDYGHSDGSAVHPTLPILKYESNGVVSLSPKDSYASNQVQSMEGSPEPSFQVAAITRNEKVEKLFHQSGVKVENNRDFEGVGIRIPTELGSSGLQECSSINSGLDEISEEAASFHQLQRVMEQLDVRTKLCIRDSLYRLARSAEQRHRHANLNIVSGDDGGTSGPLISKGTNKCTGYVDIETDTNPIDRSIAHLLFHRPSDSAVTPARDSSTLKLPSMIHGSLSSTPVMSDNLISHGEIAPQTDGEVADR; translated from the exons ATGTCAGATTTGCAGTTATATGAG CAAGAGGGTACATTGAGTTTGAACTTAATTTGGTGTGCCACAGAG CTTGATGATATATCTTGGGATGAGTTCTGCCACAATGATGATCATATAGTGCCACATCCAAGTAGTGGACGCACCAATGAACCACTCTCCCAGAATGATAGCCGTAAGAAGCCTCGCCATGAAGTAATTGGTTTAACAAGTAATGCAGGTGATCAGTCTACTGGTAAACATGCTAATCAACAAAAGGATCAAGTATTGAGTAATAGAAGCCCCAAAATGCTGGAAAAGGATTCGTGGGACAATGCACCTGATGTTGCATTTTCTTCTCAACGTGAAAAAGCCGTAGTCGGAGAAGTTTCAAGTTTACCATCTGAAAATACCAGAACATCCAATCGTTGCATCAAAAGTAATAATATAGACTCCATTGAGAGCGAGTCCTGTCCTAATGGTCGCACTCTGGATGACAAGAATACTGCTGTGGGGGAAAACTCTTACAGCTATCCACTTGGTCCCATTTCTCAGGCTGATGATGATCTCAGTTTTCTTGACAATAGTTGTGAGGATAAAGACTCTAATGATCTCTTATATTATAGCTGGCCTGAGATAGAGAACTTTGAGGATGTTGACAGGATGTTCAG GAGTTGTGATTCGACATTTGGATTTGGACCTGGTAGTGAAGATGACCTAGGTTGGCTTTCATCATCAGATGTTATTGAAGGATCTGGAGATGGATTGACTTCTGGTTTTAAGTTTCCATGTTCAGCATCCAGTGCGCTTGGAAGTACATCTGCCAGTCATGAAACTTCAAAGCCAAAGGAAACAAACATTTCAACTAGTAATTCTGGCATTGAAAATCAATTACTTGGCTATAATAGCAGTTCGTGGTCCTCCAAGAAAAATGAATCTGTAAATCTGAGTCATTTGTCTTTTTTAAATGGATCAAGtaacttagagtgcaagttagTACCTGATAAGAAG GCTGAGGTACTTGGTGGTGGAGTCCAGGTCGAGATTGCATCTAACAACCAACCAAGAATCAACAATAATGTAGTG GATAGCATGCAAAAGAAACACTCCAAGCACCAGAATTGCTCTGAGGGTAAAAGAAAATGCGGTTATCTAGAAAATGAAGACACAATCAATTACACTGATAGCCATCCAGAAGAGCAAAACCTGTCTTCTGGGACCGCAAGCACTCAAGTGAATTTCGCATCTGCAGGTGTCCTGCAGCAAAAGCAAGCTCAAGATCCTGATTTTGGCTATTTGGGTGGTAGCTTCTCTTACATGCATTCAGATTACGGTCATTCAGATGGGAGTGCTGTCCATCCAACGCTAccaattttaaaatatgaaagtaACGGTGTCGTGTCTCTTTCGCCCAAGGACTCTTATGCATCAAATCAGGTACAGTCCATGGAGGGTTCTCCTGAACCTTCTTTTCAGGTGGCTGCTATCACAAGAAATGAGAAGGTGGAGAAGTTATTCCATCAGTCTGGAGTTAAGGTTGAAAATAACCGTGATTTTGAAGGGGTTGGCATAAGAATTCCCACAGAATTAGGATCCTCAGGTTTACAGGAGTGTTCTTCTATAAATTCTGGGTTGGATGAAATTTCAGAAGAAGCAGCTAGTTTTCATCAGCTTCAACGTGTCATGGAACAG TTGGATGTAAGGACAAAGCTATGTATAAGGGATAGCTTGTACCGGTTGGCTCGGAGTGCTGAACAAAGGCATAGACATGCTAATCTAAATATTGTCTCTGGTGATGATGGAGGTACCAGCGGACCACTGATTAGCAAAGGAACAAACAA GTGCACAGGATATGTAGACATCGAAACAGACACAAATCCTATAGATAGATCTATTGCACATTTGCTATTCCACAGGCCTTCAGATTCAGCTGTTACCCCTGCCCGTGATTCCTCGACTTTGAAGTTGCCTTCCATG ATTCATGGGTCGTTGTCTAGCACACCAGTGATGAGTGACAACTTGATCTCTCATGGAGAAATTGCACCTCAAACAGATGGAGAAGTTGCTGATCGTTGA
- the LOC129885784 gene encoding protein LNK1-like isoform X3, translating into MSDLQLYEQEGTLSLNLIWCATELDDISWDEFCHNDDHIVPHPSSGRTNEPLSQNDSRKKPRHEVIGLTSNAGDQSTGKHANQQKDQVLSNRSPKMLEKDSWDNAPDVAFSSQREKAVVGEVSSLPSENTRTSNRCIKSNNIDSIESESCPNGRTLDDKNTAVGENSYSYPLGPISQADDDLSFLDNSCEDKDSNDLLYYSWPEIENFEDVDRMFRSCDSTFGFGPGSEDDLGWLSSSDVIEGSGDGLTSGFKFPCSASSALGSTSASHETSKPKETNISTSNSGIENQLLGYNSSSWSSKKNESVNLSHLSFLNGSSNLECKLVPDKKAEVLGGGVQVEIASNNQPRINNNVVDSMQKKHSKHQNCSEGKRKCGYLENEDTINYTDSHPEEQNLSSGTASTQVNFASAGVLQQKQAQDPDFGYLGGSFSYMHSDYGHSDGSAVHPTLPILKYESNGVVSLSPKDSYASNQVQSMEGSPEPSFQVAAITRNEKVEKLFHQSGVKVENNRDFEGVGIRIPTELGSSGLQECSSINSGLDEISEEAASFHQLQRVMEQLDVRTKLCIRDSLYRLARSAEQRHRHANLNIVSGDDGGTSGPLISKGTNKCTGYVDIETDTNPIDRSIAHLLFHRPSDSAVTPARDSSTLKLPSMNHWADSWVVV; encoded by the exons ATGTCAGATTTGCAGTTATATGAG CAAGAGGGTACATTGAGTTTGAACTTAATTTGGTGTGCCACAGAG CTTGATGATATATCTTGGGATGAGTTCTGCCACAATGATGATCATATAGTGCCACATCCAAGTAGTGGACGCACCAATGAACCACTCTCCCAGAATGATAGCCGTAAGAAGCCTCGCCATGAAGTAATTGGTTTAACAAGTAATGCAGGTGATCAGTCTACTGGTAAACATGCTAATCAACAAAAGGATCAAGTATTGAGTAATAGAAGCCCCAAAATGCTGGAAAAGGATTCGTGGGACAATGCACCTGATGTTGCATTTTCTTCTCAACGTGAAAAAGCCGTAGTCGGAGAAGTTTCAAGTTTACCATCTGAAAATACCAGAACATCCAATCGTTGCATCAAAAGTAATAATATAGACTCCATTGAGAGCGAGTCCTGTCCTAATGGTCGCACTCTGGATGACAAGAATACTGCTGTGGGGGAAAACTCTTACAGCTATCCACTTGGTCCCATTTCTCAGGCTGATGATGATCTCAGTTTTCTTGACAATAGTTGTGAGGATAAAGACTCTAATGATCTCTTATATTATAGCTGGCCTGAGATAGAGAACTTTGAGGATGTTGACAGGATGTTCAG GAGTTGTGATTCGACATTTGGATTTGGACCTGGTAGTGAAGATGACCTAGGTTGGCTTTCATCATCAGATGTTATTGAAGGATCTGGAGATGGATTGACTTCTGGTTTTAAGTTTCCATGTTCAGCATCCAGTGCGCTTGGAAGTACATCTGCCAGTCATGAAACTTCAAAGCCAAAGGAAACAAACATTTCAACTAGTAATTCTGGCATTGAAAATCAATTACTTGGCTATAATAGCAGTTCGTGGTCCTCCAAGAAAAATGAATCTGTAAATCTGAGTCATTTGTCTTTTTTAAATGGATCAAGtaacttagagtgcaagttagTACCTGATAAGAAG GCTGAGGTACTTGGTGGTGGAGTCCAGGTCGAGATTGCATCTAACAACCAACCAAGAATCAACAATAATGTAGTG GATAGCATGCAAAAGAAACACTCCAAGCACCAGAATTGCTCTGAGGGTAAAAGAAAATGCGGTTATCTAGAAAATGAAGACACAATCAATTACACTGATAGCCATCCAGAAGAGCAAAACCTGTCTTCTGGGACCGCAAGCACTCAAGTGAATTTCGCATCTGCAGGTGTCCTGCAGCAAAAGCAAGCTCAAGATCCTGATTTTGGCTATTTGGGTGGTAGCTTCTCTTACATGCATTCAGATTACGGTCATTCAGATGGGAGTGCTGTCCATCCAACGCTAccaattttaaaatatgaaagtaACGGTGTCGTGTCTCTTTCGCCCAAGGACTCTTATGCATCAAATCAGGTACAGTCCATGGAGGGTTCTCCTGAACCTTCTTTTCAGGTGGCTGCTATCACAAGAAATGAGAAGGTGGAGAAGTTATTCCATCAGTCTGGAGTTAAGGTTGAAAATAACCGTGATTTTGAAGGGGTTGGCATAAGAATTCCCACAGAATTAGGATCCTCAGGTTTACAGGAGTGTTCTTCTATAAATTCTGGGTTGGATGAAATTTCAGAAGAAGCAGCTAGTTTTCATCAGCTTCAACGTGTCATGGAACAG TTGGATGTAAGGACAAAGCTATGTATAAGGGATAGCTTGTACCGGTTGGCTCGGAGTGCTGAACAAAGGCATAGACATGCTAATCTAAATATTGTCTCTGGTGATGATGGAGGTACCAGCGGACCACTGATTAGCAAAGGAACAAACAA GTGCACAGGATATGTAGACATCGAAACAGACACAAATCCTATAGATAGATCTATTGCACATTTGCTATTCCACAGGCCTTCAGATTCAGCTGTTACCCCTGCCCGTGATTCCTCGACTTTGAAGTTGCCTTCCATG AATCATTGGGCAGATTCATGGGTCGTTGTCTAG